The Nocardia sp. NBC_01329 sequence CGCGCGGGGGCGGTACTTCCGCTGATCAGGGAAATCGCTTGGATGAGCACCGCCAGCGCGGCGGTGGCCAGCCAGAGGGTTCGGCGGTTCAGGGCGTCCACCGGCGCCGGAGACAATCGGGTTCGCATCGCGGAGCAGGGCCTTTCGTCCGGGTGAGCACAGGGTCGGGGCGGCCGGTCTGCGCCGGTGCCGCGGTGCCCGACCGGTGCCGATCAGCGCGCGACCCCCGCCGCGGTCTCGGCATACCGATCGGTTTGTCGTAGGTGAACCCGTCGGCGTTACCTATCTGTGATCTGATTCGCCCCGGCACGGTTCCCGGTATGACCGGCACCGGGCCGGAGATGCCACCGTGCCCGGGTGATCGGTGCGCCTCGTTGCCGGGCTGGGCCACCACCCGGAGACCAGCCGAACGACGTGGTAGTGCGAGGAGCTCGAGCTTCGCGCCCGAGAGATCGCTGCGCGCGCAGGGAGGCCGTCTATGGAGTCACCGGCCCGGGTGACCGGTTCCGCATGGACTGGCGGCACACCGGTACCGACGCCCCGGACGTGGTGCGCCGGTGGTCCGAGCTCGTGGCGAGTGACCAGCACGGTCTGGAAGAACTGCGGCTTCTCAGCGCCGACGCCGGGAGCAGCGGACGAAGCTGTGCAATCGGCGGTGATCGCGGCAGTGCGACACTGCGCGCGGAAGGTGAGTGCCGCACTCGCCTTCCGGTTCTCGCAGCATGCCTATGCGGACTACTCCGACCCGGTCCCGGCGGCTTCCCGCACGGTGTTCGACGACTTCAGCCGAACTTTCGGATATGGGGGGTCATGCATGCGACGATCGAGTTCCTCGGGGAGAAGTAGTCACATTCCTCATGGCGGCCCTCGGGATTGCAACCCTCGAGCGATGGCTCACCGCCGGGCGAAGGCGGGCTGCTACCCTCGCCCGCTACCTCGTTTTCGAAATACAGCCTAGGGGTGGGCCTTCTGATATGCCTCGGCGATCTCCGCCGAGATCCGGCCCCGATTGGACACTTCCAGGCCGTTCTTGCGCGCCCATTCGCGAATGGTCTGGGTGCGGGCATTGTTGTTCGCCGCCTGCGGGCGTTGCTTGCCCTTCACCCTGCCACCGACCCGGCGGGCATGCTCGGTCCAGAATCCGACTGTGCTGCGCAGGGTTTCGGCGTTATCGGCGGAGAGATCGATCTCGTAGGTGACACCGTCCAGAGCGAGCGTGACAGTTTCCTCGGCGATCGAAGTTCCGTCGTAGTCGTCGACCAGCTCGACGATGACCTTACGCGCCATGCAGTCCTCCGAACGGTGGGCAAACTATCCGGACAATGGTAGCCAAAGATCGGCGCCCACCCGGAACCCGGCGTCGCGGTCCGTCTCGGAGGAGGGCGGAAGAGTCGGACCGCGCACGGTGTTCTACGAGCGTGGAACTGTCATTGCTGGACCGGTCGCGGACCCGGGTCGGGGAACCCGAAGCGGCCGCCTTGACCCATACCGTCGAACGGGCCGTGGCGGCCGAGAAATCCGGGTATCGGCGCTTCTGGGTGGCCGAACATCATGCGGTGCCCGGGATCGCGTCCGGCTCGCCACCCGTTCTGCTCGCGGCACTGGGCGCGCGGACCTCGACGATCCGGATCGGGTCCGGCGGGGTGATGCTGCCCCACCATCAGCCACTTGTGGTGGCCGAGCAGTTCCTCATGCTGGAGGCCCTGTTCCCCGCCCGCGTCGATCTGGGGCTCGGTCGCTCACCGGCATTCACCGCTCCGGTTCGCCGGGCCATGCGGCAGGAGGAAGACCCGCCGGACCGGTTCGCGGAGGAACTGGCCGAATTGCGTGACTACCTCGACGGAGCCGGACCCGTCACCGCGCACCCGGTGACCGACCGGACGGTGCCCATGTTCGTCCTGGCTACTGGGCAGGGACTCGCGGTCGCCGCGCGACTGGGTCTGCCGGCAGTGCTCGGCGGACCGCTGGTGGACAGCCCGGATATCGCTGCCGCACTCGCCGGTTACCGCCGTGACTTCCGGCCCAGCCCGCGCGCGCAGCGCCCGGGCGTGACGATCGCGCTGGACGTCACCGTCGCCGAAACCGACGAGGAGGCCCGCTCACTGGTCCTACCCGAAGCCTGGGCGATGGCACGCTCCCGTACGACCGGTGAATTCCCGCCGTTGGAGCCGGTAGCCGCGATCGCGAATCAGCCGTGGACCGACCAGACCCGCCGCCGCGTCGAAGCGACCGTGCGCCACGCGGTCGCGGGTACGCCACAGACCGTGCGCCGCAGGATCGAAGAACTCACCGACCGAACCGGGGCCGACGAACTGCTGGTCACCACCTCTACCTACGACCGGGACGCACTGGCCGCCTCCGATAGCGCGCTGGCGCGGATCATCGCGGGCTGAGCTGTGCACCGGCGCTTCGGCCCGGTGACGACGCTATCCCACCCGGGTCGTATGGAACTCGTGGAAAGCGCGCAGAGTTTCGGTCGGCGCCTCGAGCTGCGGATAGTGACCCACCTCGGGCAGTTCGACCACGTCGGGCTCGGCGATCAGCCGGCGGTAGCGGCGCACCATCGGTGCACCCGATACCGGATCGCGTAACCCGTCGATCAGCCGGACCGGGACCTGCGGGCGGGTCAACGCCCCGACCCAGCGCTGCCGGTGGGTACGTCGCTCGGCCATATAACCCATCAGTTTGTGGCCGTTGCGTTTCCCGTGCTTACTGCACCACAGCATCCAGAACTGGTGCATCTGCTCCTCGTCGAGCCGGGAATCGGCGGCGAATACCGCGTTCAGGCTGTGCGCGAAGGTCTTCTCGCTGCCGAACCGGCCGACCAGCGGACCCAGGGGGCTCGCCAGCAGTCGCTGGATCGGCCGCGGCCGGTGGGCTTCCGGGAACAGGCCGCCGTTGAGCAGGCAGACCGACTCGATCATCAGCGATCGGTCGCCGGATGCCCGGCGTTCGGCATCTCGGGCGAGCAGCTCCTGGGCCACCGTATCGCCGTAGTCGTGGGCCAGGATGTGGAAATTCTCCACGCCCTGTTCGCGCAGCAACTGTTCGGCCAGATCGGCCTGATCGACGATGGTGTAGTCGTAGTGCTGCGGTTTGGCCGACCAGCCGAAACCGATCAGATCCGGGGCCAGTACCCGCTCGAACTGCTCGCACAGCTCAGGCCACAGCATGTGCCAATCCCAGGACGCGGTGGGGAACCCGTGTAGGCACAGTAGGGTTCCGGACGATCCGGTACCGCCCGCGCGCCAGAAGATCTGGTGTCCGCGATGGGTGAAACGCGCTCCGCTCGACCGCCAGCTCGCAAACTCGTCCATATGCCCAGCATGCCCCGCTGCGGGGCGCGGGTCGAGGATGTCGTGGGCGCGTCGGCACGACGTCGCGGGCGGCCGGAATTCTTCCGGCCCGGGGTAGGCTCGACGCCCGAACGAACCGGAAATGACCCACCCGCCCACTGCACGAGGAGGCGCACCGTGCGAATCGGCATTCTGCTCAGTGAACGGTCCGGACCCGACGCGTTGCGGCTGCTCGCCGACGATCTCCGCCGGACCGCCGACGAAGGGTTCACCTCCGCGTGGCTCTCGCATATCTTCGGCGTCGACGCGCTCACCGCGCTGGCGGTCGCTGGTAGCCAGGTCCCCGATATCGAACTCGGTACCGCGGTGGTGCCCACCTACCCGCGGCATCCAGGTGCGCTGGCCCAGCAGGCGCGCACCACCGCGCTCGCAGTGGGCCCGGATCGCCTCACTCTCGGTATCGGGCTGTCCCACCAGGTGGTCATCGAGAACATGTACGGGTACGGATTCGAACGGCCCGCCCGCCATATGCGCGAGTACCTCATGGTGCTGGATCCGCTACTGGAACGGCGTCCGGCGTCGTTCACCGGCGAGACCCTGAGCGGCAATCTGGAACTCGGGATCCCGGACGAGGGCCGTATCCCGGTGCTGCTGGCGGCTCTCGGTACCCAGATGCTGCGGCTGGCGGGGCGGCGCGCCGACGGCACCGTTCTCTGGATGACCGGACCGGCCACGATTCGTGACCATATCGCCCCGACCATCGGTGCCGCCGCCACGGAAGCAGGACGGCCGCCCGCGCGCATCGTGTGCTCGCTGCCCGTTCTGGTGACCGATGATGTGGACGGTGCCCGGGCCCGGGCCGCCGAAACCTTCGCGACCTACGGCATGCTGCCGTCGTATCGGGCGATGATGGATCGGGAAGGGGCCGACGGACCCGCGGATCTGGCCATCATCGGATCCGAGGATCAGGTCGCGGCGCGCATTCGCGATGTCTTCGACGCCGGAGCCACCGAATTCGTCGCCTCGGTCTTCGCCGGCGGCGCCGAGGCGCAGCGCACCCGGGAGCTGCTGGCCGGATTGGCCGGCTGAGCGGCCCGAGCCTCGTCAGCCCGGCCGGGTGATCATGACCGGGCAGGCGGAGTGCTGAACCAGCGACTGACTGGTCGACCCCAGCAGCAACCCCTTGAACCCGCCGCGCCCCCGGCTGCCGACCACGATCAGTTGTGCGCGTTCGGACCATTCGCGCAGATGCTGCGCCGGGGTCGACGGATACACCTCGCGCCGCACGGTGACCTCTGGGTAGCGTTGCTGCCAGCCGGCCAGCCGCTCGGCCAGCACCGCCTGTTCGGCGGTCTGTAGATCCTCGGCCGGGATCTCGATCAATCCGGTACTCGCGAACTCGGTGAAGGTCAGATCACTCCAGGTGTGCACCGCGACCAGATCCGTTTCGCGTTCGGCGGCTTCGGCGAACGCCGCGGCCACCGCGGTGTCGCTGACCGGGCTGCCGTCGACACCGACGACCACAGGACCCTCGGTGATGTCCTCACCGTTCTCGCGGACGGCGACGATCGTGCCGCGGCCGTGTGACGCGACCGCCAGAATGGTCGATCCGAGATGTGCGACCGCACCGCTACGCCGCGATCCGAGGACCACCATATGGGCCGATTTCGACAGTTCGATCAGCATTTTCGCGGAGCTCTGCTCCGAGAGCAGAGTATCGACGTCGACGTTCCGTGCGGCCTCGCGGGCGATCTGTGATCCGGTCGCGAGTGCCTGCTCACCATGGGTCTTCAGCGTCTGGACGGCTTCGTCGACCATCGGTTGGTAGGCGACCAGCCAAGTCTTGGCCGGAGTCGCGTTCATGCCGTAGGCGATGACCAGGCGCCGACTCCGCCGGGCAGCTACCGTGGCTCCCCAGCGGATGGCCGAATGCGCGGCGGGAGAACCGTCGGTGCCCACTACGACGGCAGCGGATACGAGCCGGTGCGGATCGTCTTCGTGTTCGGTCATGAGCCGAGTATCCCTCCGGCAAGCGGCCGCGGCGGTACCCTCTGGGCGTGTCCCACTGACGGAATATCGCGGAATTGTTGCTCGCCGCCACAATGTGCCACCTGCGATTCGTATGCGGCGCGCCGTAGTCGACGCTTGTCGAATACGGCGGAATATGCCGATCATAATCGCGTGCTGATATCGGATGGGGTGATCGGGCTACGGCCGATCGAGGTGGCCGACGCCACCGCGCATCGGGCTGCCCGGAATCGGGAATCGGTACGGCGTACCGCGGGACCCGGAACTCCGAATGTGGTCGCCGATTTCGAGCGCTGCGCCGAGGAATGGGCGCAGGACGGTCCGTGTAAGACGTTCGGCGTCGTGGACGTCGTATCCCATACGCTGGCCGGGACCCTGGACCTCGCGGTCGAACAGGAATTCCTGGCGAAACGCCAGGCCGATATCGCCTACGGAATCTACGCACCGTGGCGCGGGCTCGCCGGCCGAAGTGTGGTCCTGGCGTGCCGATATCTGGCTCGCCACGATCTTGCCGACGAGGCGGTACTGCGTATCGATCCGGACAATACGGCGGCGATCGCACTGGCACACCGGCTCGGTTTCCATTACCACCACACCGTTGCCGATGCCGAGGGCCGGCTCGACTGGTTCATCCAAGCGATCTGATATTCAGGCGCCTTTCCGGGTTCGCTTCTGCGCTGTTTTGCGTGCTTTCGGCTCGGCTGCTTTTCGCGCCGTCGCTTTCCGGGGTGAGGATTTCCGCGTTTTCTTCGCCGGTTCGGACTCGCCCCCGGCTCCGCTGGCTTCCAGGCTGCGCTGTAGCGCGGCCACGAGATCGACGACTTCGGCGTCGGTCTCCGCCGCGGCCGCCTCGGGGCGTTCCGGTGCTTTCCCGTCCCCGCTGGCGACGGCCTCGTCCAGCAGGCGCTGGAGTTCGACCTGGTATTCGTCGGTGTACTGGTCGGGTTCGAAATCCTCCGACATCGATTCGACGAGCGTTTCGGCCATCTTGATCTCCTGGGGACGCGGCGCGGTGGCGTCCTCCAGGGATTCGAAGGAAACCGAGCGCACCTCGTCGGGCCACAACAGGGTCTGTAGCACCAGCATCCCGTCCCGTACCCGCATGGCCGCCAGCCTGGTCTTCTGGCGGAGCGTGAAATGCACGAGCGCGGTGCGGTCGATACGTTCGAGCGTGGCGGCCAGCAGCACGTACGCCTTCGGCGTGTTGGAATCCGGCTCCAGGTAGTACGTCTTGTCGTACAGGATGGGGTCGATCTGATCCGACGGTACGAATTGCAGAACCGGGATCTCGTGTTTCTCGGCCACCGGGAGTTTGGCGAAATCGTCGTCGTTGAGGACGACTTTCTCCCCGTCCGGCGATTCGTATTGTTTATCGATATCGGCGAATGCGACCGATTGCCCGCAGATGGTGCACACACGGTCGTATTTGATCCGGCCGCCGTCTTTGGCGTGGACCTGGTGAAATTTGATGTCGTGGTCCTCTGTGGCCGTGTAGACCTTCACCGGGACGTTCACCAGCCCGAACGCGATCGAGCCTTTCCAGATTGACCGCATCACTCCATGATGACCGAACTGGACGGCCGGGGCGAGAGCGGTCGCAGACCGAGTGTCGCCGCCGTGAGCCGGGCCCGGACGCCCGTCGGGAGTGCGAAAAACAGCCCGGACATGGCGGTGAGCGTGCCCGCCGGGTCGTCGCGGCGGGAGAGATAGGCGCGTTGCAGTTCGGTATCGAGGTCGAAGAAGGCGTCGAAGAAGCGGGGGATATCGGCCGGCGGCAGCGCCAGTAGCGCACGCAATCCGGCCCGGCGAAGCCGGTAGACCGTGTGGGCCGCGAGGGTCCAGCCCGAGCCGCCGGCGGCGACGGTATCGGCGGCCGACAGTGCGGCCGCGACGCTGTAGCCGGTGGCCGGATGCAGATATCCGCCCGCCGCGCCGAAGCGCCCGGCTCCGGGTCTACCACCGGTGACCGGGAAACGGACCCGCTCGATCGGTTCGTCGCCCCGCAGCGCGATACCGCGCGCCCGCAACCGGTGGTAAAGACGGCGGGCGAGTTCTTCCGGTGTGAGGGCGGGGGCACCCACCAGGCAGGTCTCCTCGTACAGGACGGTGTCACCCCCGAGTGGGACCGCGTACAGGAACGACGGTGGCGTGCCGGGATCCGCTCCGTTGTCCGGCCGCCAGTCCATGAACAGTGCGTCCGGCATCGGGTCGCCCGACAGCATGAGGCCGTAGGCGGTCTGTTCGGCGCGGCGCGGACGGCGCCGCAGTCCGCGCGCATCGACGACCCGTCCTGCCCGCAGGGCGCGGCCGCTGTCGAGCATGACCGTGTGCCGGTCCAGTGAAACCACCCGGCCGGGTACCACCGTGGCGCCGGTGAGATCGAGCGTTTGCTGGAGCAGGGCGGTGTCCAGCACCGAGTACGCGCGAGCGATGATGTGTTCGCGCAGGCCGTGGGCGCGCGGTGCGGTGACAGTGGCCGCGATGACGGAACGGTCCAGCCAGGCGGGCAGCTCATCGGACCAGACGGCGTAGGTCGCGCGCCAGCGACGCCGCGGATTCGGATCCACGGCGAGGACGGTCATCCCGCGAACCAGGCAGCGATGGGCGAGCGCGCGCCCGGCCGGCCCGAGCCCGCAGATGGCGATATCGGCGCTCACCGACGGATCGAAACACGGCAGCGTCATGAGGCGTACGCCGGGGTGGCTGTGATCATCGCCGGTTTGTGCGGCGGTCCGGAACAGTCGCCAGGGGCGAACGTGTTACGACTGGGTGAACCGACGACTTGGAAGGACCATCGATGACGAACGTGGAGGCGGCGCGGACCGCACCGGATACGAGGGCCGGGCGGCGCGCCTGGTTCGGTCTGGCCGTGCTCCTGCTGCCCGTGTTGCTGGTGTCCATGGATATGTCGGTGCTGTTCCTCGCGCTGCCCACCCTCACCGACGACCTCGATCCGACCGCCGCCCAGCAGTTGTGGATCCTCGACATATACGGATTCCTGATCGCGGGCCTGCTGATCACCATGGGGAACCTGGGTGACCGGATCGGCCGGCGCACCATACTCGTGGCGGGTGCGACCGTGTTCGGCATCGCCTCGGCTCTCGCGGCGTTCGCGCCCAGCGCCGAGGTGCTGATCGCGGCACGCGCGCTCATGGGTCTCGGCGGGGCCACCCTGCTGCCGTCGAGTCTTGCTCTGATCTCCAATCTCTTTCCGGACCGGCGGCAGCGCTCGACGGCCATCGGAGTGTGGACGGCGTTCTTCGCCGGCGGATCGGCCGTCGGGCCGATCATCGGAGGGGTCCTGCTGCACCATTTCTGGTGGGGTTCGGTGTTCCTGATCAATGTGCCGGTGCTGCTGGTCCTGCTCGTGTTCGCGCCCCTGCTGCTGCCCGAGCACCGAGCCACCGCACTGGGCCCGCTGGATCTGCCCAGCGTGATCCTGTCCATCGGCGGCATCCTGCCCGCGGTGTACGCGGTGAAACGCATCGCTGAATCCGGGCCCGATATCGAGGCGCTCGGCGGTGCCCTCGTCGGCGTGGCCGTTCTCGTCCTGTTCGTGCGCCGGCAGCGGCGGCTGGCCGATCCCTTGGTCGACCTGGCACTTTTCGCCCGGGCCCGGTTCTCGGTGGCCATCGGGTCGAGCACCGCGGCGATGATGTCGCTGGCCGGGCTCAGCTATCTGAGCAGTATCTGGCTGCAGTCGGTGACCGGGCGCGACCCGTTGCAGGCGGCCGTCCTGGGGATACCGATGGCCGTTACCGTGTTCATCTTCGCGGTGAACGGGGCAGCGGTGGGCCGGGTGCTCGGTGTGCGGTGGGCGTTCGTGGTGGCACTGGTGCTGGCCGCCGCCGGGAACCTGCTGGTGCTCGGGATCGGCGCCGACGGGGGCACGGGCTGGTATGTCGCCGGGTCGGCGATCGCCGGTATCGGCTATGGGATCGTGTTCACGCTGGTATCGGAGGTCGCGGTCGCTTCGGTGCCACCGGAACGAGCCGGTTCGGCCGTCGGGATCTCCGAAACCAGTTTCGAACTCGGGAACGCTCTCGGGCTGGCCCTGCTCGGCTCGCTCGCGGCGCTCGTCTTCCGCTCCGGTGGCGACTTCGCGCCGACCCTGGGCGAGACTGTCCACCACTACGCGTCCGATTCCGGACTGCTGGTGGCGGCGCGGGAATCCTTCGTCAACGGCGCGCACGCGTCCATCGCCGCCGGAGCCGGGGTGCTGCTGCTGATGGGGATCGTCGCCTTCGTGGTCGGCAGAGGAGAAGCGTCGGCGGGCTCGACGGCGACCGACCGGTGAGGGTGGCCGGCCGGCCGAGAGCCGGGCGGCCACCCGCGGATCACTGCGCCGGTGGGGTGCCGTACGGCGCGGCGGCGAAACCGTCCGCCGCGCCGATCGCTCCGCCGATGGCCGCGCCGGCGGCGGCCGCCGGAGCTGCGATCACCGCGTAGCCGATGGCCGCGCCGAGCACAGGGCCGATGACCAGGCCGATCGGCAGGAAGGGAATACCCGAGATGAATCCGGCGACTGCGCCGACCATGGCCGAGGTGCCGGCGATCGGCGAGGCCAGCGTATTGGCGACCGAGGCGCCGATCGCGGCCGAGCCGAGGGTCTGGGCGGCGATCCGGTCGGACCGGCTGCGCTCGACACCCACCGAATCCAGGAACGTCGCCAACTGCGCTTCGGTCTGGGCGGCGCCCGTGTTGATCTCACGCACGTCGAAGGGTGCGTCCATCTCGACATTCCCGATCCGCAGTTTGCCGGGTGGCGCTTCGATCGGCGCCACCGGTGCCACCGCCTCGGGTGCGTGCAATTCGCCCTGGGGCCCCAGATAGGTGTAGGTCGGAACCGGTCGTGTCGCGGGGGTGGGTGCCGGATCGGCGATCACGGCGGGTCGTGGAACCGCGGGCGCCGCGGGTGCGGCGTGGGTGAACGGTGCGGTGGCCGCGGTGATCGAGTCGGTGGCGGACCGGACGGCGCCGCGGGCCGCCTCCTGCACCGTGCCGGCGGCCGCGCCGAGCGGATCCACCGCAGCGATCGGGACCGGGAACAGCGCCGGTAACGCGGCGGGAATCGGGGATGACGCGGGTGGAGCGGGGAGTACCTCGGCATTGGCGGTGCCGGCGCCGATCAGTGTCGCGATGAGCGGGATCGCGCCCGCCGCGACGACCGATCCGGCAGCACGCCGGGATGTGCCGGTTGCCCTGTGCTTACCCATGGTCGCCTTTCTCCGGAAATTGTCGGTTTGCCAGACATTCGTTCCAGAGGGCGTCACGGATGGGTTCAACCTGTTCAGCCGCCTTGCATCAGTGGAATCTTCGGCCGGTTCCGGGCAGCGGCGTATCAGTTGGCCGACAGATCGCTGGTATGCCTGGTGTGGGGCAGGGCCAGGGGCATGTGGTTTACAGCGGGGGTAGTGGGCCGAACGGTTGGGTGGTGAAACCATCGGTCGCACCGTACGCGGCACCGATTGCCGCTCCGGCTATCGCCGCCGGAACCGTGACGATCCCGTAGGCGATGGTCGCGCCGAGCACGGGCCCGACGACGAGTCCGGTCGGGAGGAAAGGGAGCCCCACCACGAAACCCGCGACGGCACCGACCATCGCGAACGGGATGGCCACCGGTGCCGCGACCGCGGCACCGATCCCGGCGCCGATCAGGCCCGAGCTCATCGCCTGGGCGGCGACCCGGTCGGCCCGGCTGCGCTCGATCCCGGCCGAGTCCAGGAAGGCCGTCAGCTGTTCTTGTGTCCGGGCGGCACCGGCATTGAGTTCTCGTGTATCGAACGGCAGGGTCACCTCGAGGTCGCCGACCCGCAGCGTGCCGGGTGGCGCCTCGATCGGTGCGGCCGCGCGGGTGGATCCTGGCGCGTGCTCAGGCGCCGGGTATGTGTCCTCGGCGGGGGAGCGCGTTTCGGGCGTTGCCGCCGGTATCGGCGCCGCGGGCAGTTGGGCCCCGGGTACCGGGTGGGTGAACTGTGCGGTAGCCGCGTCGACGGCATCGGTCACCGCCTGGGTGGCCGCGCGGGTGGTCTCCTCGACCGCTCCGGCGACCGCACCCACCGGATCCCCGGCGGGATCCGGTGTGGGCGGGAACAGTCCGGCCGGTAGCGCAGGTAGCGGGGGGAGTGCCGACAGTACGGAAGGAACGGCAGGTGGCGGGGGTGGAACGGGGATCGCATCGGCGTGGGCGGTACCGGCGCCGATCAGAGTCGCGATGAGCGGGACGGCTCCCGCCGCGACGACCGATCCGGCAGCACGCCGGGACCGGACGGTTGTCCTGTGCTTACCCATGGTCGCCTCTCTTCGGAGATAATCTGTTTGCCAGATATTAGCTTCGGAGAGGTGCGGGATCGGGGAGGTCGGCCGGTTCAGCCGACTTTGCGATCGCCACCCGGTTTCTCGGGCGTGCCGGGGTCGACGGTTTCGGCTGTGACGGCCGGAGTGCCGGGAGAAGGAGCCGGCGGTCGGCGACCCGCCGCACCGCGCACGATCTCCTCGCCCTCTTCGCTGTCGCTGTAGACCGCCTCCAGTGCCAGCCGGGCGAAGATCCACTGCTCGGTCGCCGCCATCTGGCCGCGGGTGCGGCCGAGGAAGGTGACGAACCATTGGAAGATGGTGGTGATCCGGCTCCGGTAGCCGACCAGGTAGTACAGGTGCAGGCCCAGCCAGGCGAGCCAGGCGATGAATCCACCGAATTCCAGCTTGCCGACCTGGCAGACGGCGCTGAAACGCGAGATCGTCGCCATACTGCCCTTGTTGAAATAGCTGAACGGCTTGCGATCCTGCGCTGTCTGCTTACCGGCGAGCTCCGACCTGATCTGCTTCGCGGCATAGGTGGCGCCCTGGATGGCACCCTGGGCCTGCCCCGGCACCCCCGGCACCGACATCAGGTCGCCGACGACGAAGACGTTCGGATGCCCCTTCACAGTGAGATCGGGTTCCACCACGACTCGACCGGCCCGGTCCACCTCGGTGCCGTCGGACTGGTCGGCGAGCATCTTGCCCAGTGGGCTGGCCTGGACCCCGGCCGACCAGACCTTGCACGCCGATTCGATCCGGCGGCTGGTGCCGTCGGCGTCCTTCACAGTGACTCCGTGTGCGTCCACATCGGTGACCAGGGCGTTGAGCTGGATCTCCACCCCCATGGACTCCAGGCGCCGCTGGGCTTTTCCGCCCAGTTTCGGACCCATCGGTCCGAGGACCGCGCCCGCGCCCTCCACCAGGATCACCCGGGCATCGCGCGGATCGATGTTGTGGAAGGTCCCCTCCAATGTGCGGTCGGACAGTTCGGCGATCTGTCCGGCCAGTTCGACTCCGGTCGGCCCGGCGCCGACCACCACGA is a genomic window containing:
- a CDS encoding NAD(P)/FAD-dependent oxidoreductase yields the protein MSTQPVGNGRHRVVVIGSGFGGLFGTKHLKRADVDVTLISKTTTHLFQPLLYQVATGILSVGEIAPATRLVLRKQKNARVQLGEVTEIDLEKRTVTSVLLGESTETAYDSLIVATGAQQSYFGNDQFATFAPGMKTIDDALELRGRILGSFEQAEVAQTQEERDRLLSFVVVGAGPTGVELAGQIAELSDRTLEGTFHNIDPRDARVILVEGAGAVLGPMGPKLGGKAQRRLESMGVEIQLNALVTDVDAHGVTVKDADGTSRRIESACKVWSAGVQASPLGKMLADQSDGTEVDRAGRVVVEPDLTVKGHPNVFVVGDLMSVPGVPGQAQGAIQGATYAAKQIRSELAGKQTAQDRKPFSYFNKGSMATISRFSAVCQVGKLEFGGFIAWLAWLGLHLYYLVGYRSRITTIFQWFVTFLGRTRGQMAATEQWIFARLALEAVYSDSEEGEEIVRGAAGRRPPAPSPGTPAVTAETVDPGTPEKPGGDRKVG